One Cytophagales bacterium DNA window includes the following coding sequences:
- a CDS encoding MBL fold metallo-hydrolase has translation MPQLIDLKFLGLEEAIGAYLIESSEGPVLIETGPHSTYETLKRALNSHGYTAKDIKHVLLTHIHLDHAGAAWAFADQGAKIYVHPFGKKHLSDPSILMESARRIYQDKMDELWGDMKSIDPEKIITPEDEEEITIGNQTFKSLYTPGHAKHHIAWQFEDTVFCGDIAGVKIGNGPVVPPCPPPDINLEDWLNSIKIVEKSGAKSIYLTHFGEITDIAAHMDELRFMLKDWANWVKIRWEALQSPEEMTPAFSEYTANQLREKGVDEQGVKQYEAANPSWMSVAGLIRYWKKNPAH, from the coding sequence ATGCCCCAACTCATCGACCTTAAATTTCTGGGCTTAGAAGAGGCCATTGGTGCCTATCTCATCGAGTCATCAGAAGGACCTGTTTTAATTGAAACAGGACCACATTCCACCTACGAAACATTAAAACGTGCCTTAAACTCACACGGCTACACGGCCAAGGACATTAAGCATGTCTTATTGACGCATATCCATTTGGATCATGCTGGAGCTGCATGGGCTTTTGCCGATCAGGGGGCGAAGATCTATGTGCATCCATTTGGTAAAAAGCACCTCTCAGATCCATCTATACTCATGGAATCCGCCCGCCGCATCTATCAGGATAAAATGGATGAGCTTTGGGGAGACATGAAGTCAATCGATCCCGAAAAGATCATTACTCCTGAAGACGAGGAAGAAATTACCATTGGCAACCAAACGTTCAAATCTTTATATACGCCTGGGCATGCCAAACATCATATCGCATGGCAATTTGAAGACACGGTTTTCTGCGGAGATATCGCAGGGGTGAAAATCGGTAACGGACCTGTGGTCCCTCCCTGCCCACCACCGGATATCAACCTGGAGGACTGGCTGAACTCCATCAAGATCGTAGAAAAAAGTGGTGCCAAATCCATTTATCTGACACATTTTGGAGAAATCACCGACATAGCAGCACATATGGATGAATTGCGCTTCATGCTTAAAGACTGGGCCAACTGGGTCAAAATCCGATGGGAGGCATTGCAATCTCCTGAGGAGATGACACCCGCATTTTCAGAATATACGGCCAATCAATTGCGAGAAAAAGGTGTAGACGAACAGGGTGTGAAACAATATGAGGCCGCTAACCCTTCCTGGATGAGTGTAGCAGGATTGATCCGTTATTGGAAGAAAAACCCCGCTCACTAA
- a CDS encoding TerB family tellurite resistance protein, with protein sequence MSIQSQLSALIALANIDGDFDGEEKTQIYMLGKANGMSKEEVDNLIDNPVPLPPVSTMTPDEKFDYLYNIVQLMKIDSQVYLSEIKYCEDLAEKLGFKRKVISTLASRVYSDPSITANIASLKKAVKKYEA encoded by the coding sequence ATGAGCATCCAATCCCAGCTAAGTGCACTGATTGCATTAGCCAATATAGACGGAGATTTTGATGGAGAAGAGAAGACCCAAATCTACATGTTGGGTAAGGCCAACGGCATGAGCAAGGAAGAAGTAGATAACCTGATCGATAACCCTGTGCCCCTTCCTCCGGTGAGTACGATGACTCCAGATGAGAAATTTGATTACCTATACAATATTGTGCAGTTAATGAAAATCGACAGCCAGGTATATCTAAGTGAAATCAAATATTGTGAAGACCTTGCTGAAAAGCTTGGATTCAAGCGAAAGGTGATTTCTACACTGGCATCAAGAGTATATAGTGATCCGTCCATCACAGCAAACATTGCCTCTTTGAAGAAGGCAGTAAAGAAATACGAGGCTTAA
- a CDS encoding DNA-3-methyladenine glycosylase I, which produces MNEIIEKKRCKWAEDSFQAYIDYHDNEWGVPVHDDKIHFEFLILEGAQAGLSWSTILKKREGYRKAFADFEVQAVAAFSHAEIEMLVQNPEIIRNKLKINSAVTNARCFIEVQKEFGSFDEYVWSFVNHKVIQNNWKTAAEVPATTPESDQLSKDLKKRGFKFVGSTIMYAYMQSMGMVNDHTVDCFRHAELK; this is translated from the coding sequence ATGAATGAAATCATAGAAAAGAAGCGGTGTAAGTGGGCCGAAGATAGCTTTCAGGCATACATTGATTATCATGATAACGAGTGGGGAGTGCCAGTTCACGATGATAAGATCCATTTCGAATTTTTGATTCTGGAAGGAGCACAAGCCGGATTAAGCTGGAGTACCATATTGAAAAAACGCGAAGGCTATCGCAAAGCGTTTGCGGACTTTGAAGTGCAAGCTGTGGCTGCATTCTCTCATGCTGAAATTGAGATGTTAGTGCAAAATCCGGAGATCATTCGAAACAAACTGAAAATCAACTCAGCAGTGACCAATGCACGATGTTTCATCGAAGTACAGAAGGAATTTGGCTCATTCGATGAATATGTTTGGTCATTTGTGAACCACAAAGTGATCCAGAACAATTGGAAAACAGCCGCAGAAGTTCCGGCGACTACTCCCGAGTCAGACCAGCTGAGCAAAGATTTAAAAAAGCGAGGTTTCAAATTTGTGGGCTCAACCATCATGTATGCTTACATGCAATCCATGGGGATGGTCAATGATCATACTGTCGATTGCTTCCGACACGCCGAATTGAAGTGA
- a CDS encoding FtsX-like permease family protein, which produces MFTNFLKTTVRNMLRNRAYVIINIVGLGLSLACCIVGYLNFKYAADFDKNHENHASIYKIQINKTVQGRNIPYGISPLPLGHEIKNDLAGVSQVVRYSSSGMVMQQGEKILNKRIGFADEDLFEMFTFPFKYGDKSAFLNRGNLILSENTAQVYFGDVDPTGELIKVIESDGTPKSYVVGGVLEKIPSNSSINFHAVTLFDNYLDLNDWSNDRWRSFVAGTFIKTTTEEFPGHIPAILDERYVEIQNSARDDWKVAGYYLEQLTTLGKNAQDIRANWLSEPPPVPAVISPLIMSIMMLLIACFNFTNTSLAISSKRLKEIGVRKVMGGNRNQLIFQFMGENIALCIISMLLALLISVFLVPAYSSMWDFLELKLSLTENPEVSVFLTGLLLFTAITAGAYPSLYVSSYEPVSILRGSLKVKGTSTFSKILLGAQYSFTFLALISSLAFIGNAEYQKTLDVGFQKDGIIAVQLDSEEFQTYFDRANQISSLEMVAGTEEHIGRWNYARTLRQGEKEMETSMMDLGLDYLDLMDLTLVEGRYFEKDLKDYDRQSSIVVNEQLVKDFGWQEPIGKRVQIDDSTRLTVVGVLKDFYAYGFWDPVSPMAFRPALDDRMNFVVARMKPENSKEAYEALEAAWYEMVPNKPFNGDYQDEFIKESNLVNNNIAILFTFLGTLALILSSIGLFTLVSLNVIKRIKEIGIRKVLGAKVSTIIHLLNRPFIIIISVSAVIGTGMAFLLIDLLLSTIFHYYQAVTIFSLVLPFIVLSIISLTTSSGRVLVAAKRNPVESLRYE; this is translated from the coding sequence ATGTTTACTAACTTCCTAAAGACTACCGTGCGGAACATGCTCCGCAACCGTGCTTATGTCATCATTAACATCGTTGGACTGGGCTTGTCACTTGCCTGTTGTATCGTTGGATATTTGAATTTCAAGTATGCCGCGGACTTTGATAAAAACCACGAAAATCACGCCAGTATCTACAAAATACAGATCAACAAGACGGTCCAGGGGCGTAACATTCCTTATGGAATTTCACCATTGCCCTTGGGTCATGAAATAAAAAATGATCTTGCTGGCGTATCTCAGGTTGTTCGCTACTCGAGTTCCGGAATGGTGATGCAGCAAGGAGAAAAAATCCTGAATAAACGAATAGGTTTTGCGGATGAAGATCTGTTTGAGATGTTCACCTTTCCGTTTAAGTATGGCGATAAAAGTGCATTTCTGAACCGAGGAAATCTGATATTATCTGAAAATACGGCTCAGGTCTATTTTGGTGATGTTGACCCGACGGGCGAATTGATCAAAGTTATCGAGTCGGATGGAACACCTAAAAGCTATGTAGTGGGTGGAGTGCTTGAAAAAATCCCTTCAAACTCCAGCATCAATTTTCATGCGGTCACTTTATTTGACAACTATCTGGACCTCAACGACTGGTCCAACGACCGGTGGAGATCCTTTGTAGCAGGCACATTTATCAAAACGACAACTGAGGAATTTCCAGGTCATATTCCAGCAATACTGGATGAGCGATATGTGGAAATTCAAAATAGCGCACGAGATGATTGGAAAGTAGCTGGATACTATCTGGAACAATTAACCACATTAGGCAAAAACGCACAGGACATACGTGCCAACTGGCTGAGTGAGCCACCACCGGTTCCTGCGGTTATTTCGCCTTTGATCATGTCAATCATGATGCTTCTGATCGCCTGTTTCAACTTTACAAATACTTCTCTAGCGATATCCAGTAAAAGACTCAAAGAAATAGGAGTAAGGAAAGTCATGGGTGGAAACCGAAATCAGCTTATTTTCCAATTCATGGGAGAGAATATTGCCTTGTGTATTATTTCCATGTTACTCGCCCTTTTGATCTCGGTCTTCCTTGTTCCTGCTTATAGCTCTATGTGGGACTTCCTTGAGTTGAAGCTATCGCTAACCGAAAACCCTGAGGTTTCCGTATTTCTTACGGGTTTGCTGTTATTTACGGCAATTACAGCTGGTGCTTATCCGTCACTATATGTTTCGAGCTATGAGCCCGTTTCCATTTTACGAGGAAGTCTTAAGGTGAAAGGAACCAGTACTTTCTCTAAAATTTTGCTAGGTGCTCAGTATTCATTCACCTTTTTGGCATTGATCTCTAGTCTTGCCTTTATTGGCAATGCCGAGTATCAAAAAACCCTGGATGTTGGTTTTCAAAAAGACGGGATCATTGCCGTTCAGTTAGATTCTGAAGAATTTCAAACCTACTTTGATCGAGCGAACCAGATTAGCTCGCTGGAGATGGTTGCGGGGACCGAAGAACATATTGGGCGTTGGAATTATGCAAGAACCTTGCGTCAGGGAGAGAAGGAAATGGAGACCAGTATGATGGACCTTGGTTTGGATTATCTCGATCTCATGGACCTGACTTTGGTGGAAGGTCGTTATTTCGAGAAAGATCTGAAAGACTATGATCGTCAAAGCTCCATTGTTGTAAACGAACAGTTGGTTAAAGATTTTGGCTGGCAAGAGCCCATAGGTAAACGGGTTCAAATTGATGACTCTACGCGATTGACGGTAGTCGGTGTTTTGAAAGATTTTTATGCCTACGGTTTCTGGGACCCGGTCTCACCAATGGCCTTTAGACCGGCGCTGGACGATAGAATGAACTTTGTGGTCGCACGAATGAAACCAGAAAACTCCAAGGAGGCTTATGAAGCGCTGGAAGCTGCATGGTATGAAATGGTACCTAATAAACCGTTCAATGGCGACTATCAGGATGAATTCATCAAAGAATCCAATCTGGTAAATAACAACATTGCTATCTTATTTACCTTCCTGGGCACACTTGCTTTGATCCTTTCTTCTATCGGATTATTCACACTGGTATCATTAAATGTGATCAAACGCATCAAAGAAATTGGCATCAGAAAAGTCCTTGGCGCCAAAGTGAGCACCATCATCCATTTACTGAACAGACCCTTTATTATCATCATCTCGGTATCAGCAGTCATCGGAACAGGAATGGCCTTCTTGTTGATTGATTTGTTGTTATCCACCATATTCCATTACTATCAGGCAGTCACGATCTTCTCGTTGGTCCTGCCATTCATCGTGCTATCTATCATTTCTCTGACAACTTCTTCGGGAAGGGTATTGGTAGCGGCAAAGAGAAATCCTGTGGAATCGCTCAGGTACGAGTGA
- a CDS encoding aminotransferase class V-fold PLP-dependent enzyme codes for MAPLSKKVENAGNKGIKRKRKPYQITPEDFFHDSETLRQLFAKLIDCDEPNRIVTAPSVSYAMANVVKNLAGKEGEIILTDKQFPSNVYPWLSAQSDKIKVKFIPKPEGVEKGARWNQQVLDAINENTLLVGIGNVHWADGTLFDLKAIRKKTSENDAFLVIDGTQSVGALPFSVKEIQPDMLVCAAYKWLFGPYSMTLAYFGGAFDQGSPIEENWINREGAQNFGGLIHYKENYEPGALRYEVGEHSNFILVPMMIEALKQVLNWDPANIQAYCKFLMDPLVEAATDMGFGFENEIARSHHLVGMTLPEGLAMETLQQVLHQNKVSVSVRGTSVRVAPNVYNDQRDINRLIKSLSEAIAKSK; via the coding sequence ATGGCGCCACTTTCGAAAAAAGTGGAGAATGCTGGAAACAAGGGCATCAAAAGAAAGCGTAAGCCATACCAGATTACGCCGGAGGATTTTTTCCACGACTCTGAAACGCTACGGCAGCTTTTTGCAAAACTCATTGACTGTGATGAACCTAACCGAATCGTTACCGCTCCTTCGGTCTCATATGCGATGGCCAATGTGGTTAAAAACCTGGCAGGCAAAGAAGGGGAGATTATCCTGACAGATAAGCAATTTCCGAGCAATGTCTATCCATGGCTAAGTGCGCAATCCGACAAGATCAAAGTGAAATTCATACCCAAACCAGAAGGGGTAGAAAAAGGCGCCCGCTGGAACCAACAGGTCCTGGATGCCATCAATGAAAACACATTATTGGTCGGGATTGGAAATGTACATTGGGCAGACGGTACGTTATTTGATTTGAAAGCCATTAGGAAGAAAACCTCCGAAAATGATGCCTTTTTGGTAATTGACGGGACACAATCCGTAGGTGCTCTTCCTTTCAGTGTGAAGGAAATTCAACCAGATATGTTGGTTTGCGCTGCCTATAAGTGGCTCTTTGGTCCCTACAGCATGACGCTCGCTTATTTCGGTGGAGCCTTTGATCAGGGAAGTCCCATTGAAGAAAACTGGATCAATCGCGAAGGCGCTCAAAATTTTGGTGGGTTAATCCACTACAAAGAAAACTACGAACCAGGGGCGCTGCGGTACGAAGTTGGGGAGCATAGTAATTTCATTTTGGTTCCGATGATGATCGAAGCACTCAAGCAGGTTTTGAATTGGGATCCGGCAAACATTCAAGCCTATTGCAAATTCTTGATGGACCCATTGGTCGAAGCAGCCACAGATATGGGATTCGGGTTTGAAAATGAAATTGCCAGGAGTCATCATTTGGTTGGAATGACCTTGCCTGAGGGTCTTGCCATGGAAACGTTACAGCAAGTGTTGCATCAAAATAAGGTGAGTGTCTCCGTACGCGGAACCTCTGTTCGAGTAGCACCCAATGTTTATAATGATCAACGAGATATCAATCGATTGATCAAAAGTTTATCTGAAGCAATTGCTAAAAGCAAATGA
- a CDS encoding Rieske 2Fe-2S domain-containing protein, with translation MEEIVVFDSIDTARKVIPEGEKRKVKIGPKTLCLAHYRGKFFAIDDACPHMRYSLTNGNFNPFLEIVCPLHTYRFKLTTGEEAEQRCTALKTYPVIEDDRLVILMD, from the coding sequence GTGGAAGAAATTGTCGTATTCGATTCAATTGATACTGCCAGGAAGGTAATTCCGGAGGGAGAAAAACGTAAAGTGAAAATCGGGCCTAAGACCTTATGTCTGGCACATTATCGCGGAAAGTTCTTCGCGATAGATGACGCCTGTCCGCATATGCGTTACTCTTTGACCAATGGCAACTTCAACCCATTTTTAGAGATCGTCTGTCCGTTGCACACCTATCGATTCAAACTGACAACAGGTGAAGAGGCAGAGCAACGATGTACAGCACTGAAGACATATCCGGTCATTGAGGATGACCGACTAGTTATTCTAATGGATTAA
- a CDS encoding TerB family tellurite resistance protein, translating into MESNFTQHLRMLVRLALSDQKFSDIEKGLILSIGKAHRLAEEEIQTLITEELSQKNSLNIAFNALSFDDKFEYLYDIIQLMKIDNEVFLSEIRFCEQMAENLGFDKKVVKKLSSRIYGDPSITADRHNLKMLAQKFLRD; encoded by the coding sequence ATGGAATCGAATTTCACTCAACACCTTCGTATGCTCGTTCGGCTCGCTTTGAGCGACCAAAAGTTTTCAGATATTGAAAAAGGCCTGATCCTTAGCATTGGAAAAGCACATCGGCTGGCCGAAGAGGAGATCCAAACACTCATTACAGAGGAACTTTCGCAAAAAAACTCCCTGAACATTGCCTTCAATGCTTTGTCCTTTGACGACAAATTCGAATACCTGTACGACATCATTCAGCTCATGAAAATTGACAATGAAGTTTTCCTCAGTGAGATTCGGTTTTGTGAACAAATGGCTGAAAACCTGGGCTTTGATAAAAAAGTAGTGAAAAAGCTTTCTTCAAGAATTTACGGCGATCCATCCATCACAGCGGACAGACACAACCTAAAAATGCTGGCTCAGAAATTCCTTAGGGACTAA
- a CDS encoding glycosyltransferase family 4 protein, giving the protein MKVLFITKQKSVAGSSYSVSYLAKGLAEKGHDVWLGARKEAFLLKLVESDKQLKTVHFAFKGYADWKTSREIAAFVKEHKIDIVNAQSGQDRFMMVLARFLFGLSAKVVFTRRQRPRDEPWIKRFLHTKTASIVVISDGLKILFKKKGYREDQLKVIYNGLPKALNKAVDPATVHVLRQQYRIPEGNKVVGCISRLKEQHQIIRACPFLAPNITLLFVGIEQAQVQEVIDDVAPQQHLVFTSVLDHQQVLNHYPLMDVNILASKMDGFGLTLVEAMALGVPVIGSDFGGIRSVIGDNENGLLFENGDIHGLADQINALLYDQLLRENLIKKGREAYLTRFNIEQTITAYEAYFQELLK; this is encoded by the coding sequence GTGAAAGTCCTTTTCATCACCAAGCAAAAATCTGTGGCCGGATCTTCCTATTCGGTCAGTTACCTGGCCAAAGGGCTGGCGGAAAAAGGACATGACGTTTGGCTAGGAGCAAGGAAAGAGGCCTTCTTGCTAAAGCTGGTGGAATCGGATAAGCAACTGAAAACGGTACACTTTGCCTTCAAAGGGTACGCAGACTGGAAAACTTCCAGGGAAATTGCCGCCTTCGTCAAGGAGCATAAAATCGATATCGTCAATGCTCAATCCGGACAGGATCGGTTCATGATGGTCCTTGCGCGGTTTTTATTTGGACTCAGCGCCAAGGTCGTTTTTACTCGCCGACAAAGGCCGAGGGATGAACCTTGGATCAAAAGATTCCTCCACACAAAAACTGCAAGTATCGTGGTAATCAGTGACGGATTGAAAATCCTTTTCAAAAAGAAAGGATATCGAGAAGATCAGCTCAAAGTAATCTACAATGGCCTACCTAAAGCACTGAATAAAGCAGTAGATCCAGCAACAGTTCATGTATTGCGACAGCAATACCGAATTCCTGAGGGAAACAAGGTGGTCGGATGTATCAGCCGATTGAAAGAACAACATCAGATCATACGAGCTTGTCCATTTTTAGCACCAAATATCACGTTGCTTTTTGTGGGTATTGAACAAGCGCAAGTTCAGGAAGTAATCGACGATGTGGCTCCACAACAGCATTTGGTATTTACTTCAGTACTCGATCACCAACAGGTACTGAACCACTACCCATTGATGGATGTGAACATACTTGCTTCAAAAATGGACGGTTTTGGCCTGACCCTGGTTGAGGCCATGGCATTGGGTGTTCCGGTCATTGGATCCGATTTTGGTGGGATTCGCAGCGTGATCGGCGACAATGAAAATGGCCTGTTGTTTGAAAATGGTGACATTCATGGGTTGGCTGACCAGATCAACGCACTCCTTTATGACCAGTTGCTACGAGAAAATCTGATCAAAAAAGGAAGAGAAGCCTACCTGACCAGATTCAACATCGAACAAACGATTACTGCATATGAGGCTTATTTTCAGGAGCTTTTAAAGTGA
- a CDS encoding alpha/beta fold hydrolase, translated as MKKYLFISILFVFLTVIIGLEFASKHVIPYALIQPYRITEDINPGDFGLVAENLSIKTADSIELDGYWVHTSNVPKAIIIFVHGIGGCKEHFFGLSKQMDNQGYESILFDLRAHGKSEGQFTTYGFKEKNDIDIIIDRIRLQNDSIKIGIWGNSLGGAIALQSMEQENEITFGVIESTFRDLEEIMIDYQRRLINLPLGYYMQKSMREAEKLADFKIKDVKPIQSVRKIDRPVLIAHGDSDENISFQYGKDLYNNLLTRDKKWVLVEGGGHFGLNETGGNKYFHQILEFITNQVESEN; from the coding sequence ATGAAAAAGTACCTATTCATTTCTATTCTCTTTGTTTTCCTCACCGTAATTATTGGACTGGAGTTTGCATCGAAGCATGTCATTCCATATGCTTTGATTCAACCCTACAGAATTACAGAAGATATAAATCCCGGTGATTTCGGATTAGTTGCTGAGAACCTGTCGATCAAAACAGCAGATAGTATTGAACTTGATGGATACTGGGTTCATACAAGCAATGTGCCCAAAGCCATTATCATCTTTGTACACGGAATTGGTGGTTGCAAAGAACATTTTTTTGGATTGTCAAAACAAATGGATAATCAAGGGTATGAATCAATCCTTTTTGACTTACGTGCTCACGGAAAAAGTGAAGGTCAATTCACCACTTACGGATTTAAGGAGAAAAATGATATTGATATAATCATTGACCGAATTCGGTTGCAAAACGATTCGATTAAGATCGGCATCTGGGGAAACTCACTAGGGGGAGCCATTGCCCTTCAATCGATGGAGCAAGAGAATGAAATCACTTTTGGGGTAATCGAAAGCACATTTCGTGATTTGGAAGAAATCATGATTGATTATCAACGAAGGTTGATCAACCTTCCACTTGGTTATTACATGCAAAAATCGATGCGTGAAGCTGAAAAATTGGCAGATTTCAAAATCAAAGATGTCAAACCAATTCAATCTGTAAGAAAGATTGATAGGCCGGTGCTAATTGCTCATGGAGATAGTGATGAGAATATTTCTTTTCAATACGGAAAAGATCTTTACAACAACTTATTGACCAGGGACAAAAAGTGGGTCTTAGTGGAAGGAGGAGGTCATTTTGGTCTCAACGAAACAGGAGGTAATAAGTATTTTCATCAAATCCTTGAATTCATAACCAATCAAGTTGAATCCGAGAATTGA
- a CDS encoding arylamine N-acetyltransferase: protein MRRLNYFQNRPKLTKIDAITYLERLEVNRQEPGEAYLKQLHKAHLHQVPHENLEIQFGRTRKWDINGLFDQIIAKPNRGGLGLELNFLFYHLLDQLGYQCYPVAAGSKKHELGYGQYYEHMVLIVAIEESQWLVDVGSRNGPLLPKKMKENQLQVDYNRYMRIHKDADENWLLQVSSDMSNFSTIYGFAEKETQYIEFIDKHHFYQVDPDSFYVDSKFVQKWTKEGQMTLTGRTIANTSANETGRPIMNEDEFLSKLEEYYDIRLADLLQ from the coding sequence ATGAGGCGGCTCAATTACTTTCAGAACCGTCCCAAACTGACGAAGATCGATGCAATTACGTATTTGGAACGACTGGAAGTAAACCGACAGGAACCGGGAGAAGCTTACTTGAAACAGCTTCACAAAGCTCACCTGCACCAGGTCCCACATGAAAACCTTGAAATTCAATTTGGACGGACGCGAAAGTGGGACATCAATGGCTTATTTGATCAGATCATTGCCAAACCCAACCGCGGCGGTCTGGGTCTTGAACTTAATTTTCTATTCTATCATTTGCTGGATCAACTAGGTTACCAGTGTTACCCTGTAGCAGCCGGATCGAAGAAACATGAGCTCGGTTACGGTCAATATTATGAACACATGGTATTGATTGTCGCTATCGAAGAGTCGCAATGGTTGGTGGATGTGGGATCCAGAAACGGACCTTTGCTTCCGAAGAAAATGAAGGAAAACCAACTTCAGGTAGATTACAACCGATACATGCGCATACATAAGGATGCCGATGAAAACTGGTTGCTGCAGGTCTCCAGTGACATGTCCAACTTTTCAACGATCTATGGTTTTGCTGAGAAGGAAACGCAATACATAGAATTCATTGACAAGCATCATTTTTATCAGGTAGACCCGGATTCTTTTTATGTCGATTCGAAATTTGTTCAGAAGTGGACCAAAGAAGGCCAGATGACGCTAACTGGTCGAACCATCGCCAATACTTCCGCCAATGAAACCGGCAGGCCGATCATGAATGAAGACGAATTTTTGTCCAAACTGGAAGAGTATTACGACATTCGTCTCGCCGATTTACTTCAATAG
- a CDS encoding SDR family oxidoreductase, with product MYINLSGLNILVTGASRGIGKAISTKLAEAGATIAVHYNKNVREAENLAHILGNESKAFQADLSKEDEALKLFERVTLEMGSVEILVNNAGIAKSAPITGSDDDWQKAWDETMQVNLNSPAMLCKKAVEHFIKRRAAGRIINISSRAAFRGETGDYIAYGASKAGMVSLTRSIAKSFGKQGIKAFNIAPGFVRTDMAKEFMQQYGEEHAKGDIALERLTEPKDLAPLITFIASGMADHATGSTFDVNAGSYLH from the coding sequence ATGTACATCAATCTTTCGGGCCTCAATATCCTTGTGACTGGGGCCAGCCGTGGAATTGGAAAAGCCATATCTACTAAATTGGCGGAAGCCGGAGCAACTATTGCCGTGCATTACAACAAAAATGTTCGGGAAGCAGAGAACCTGGCTCATATTCTGGGCAACGAATCCAAGGCCTTTCAAGCTGACCTTTCTAAAGAAGATGAGGCTTTGAAACTATTTGAACGTGTAACCCTGGAGATGGGCAGCGTTGAGATTTTAGTCAACAATGCGGGAATAGCCAAATCCGCACCCATCACAGGCAGTGATGACGACTGGCAAAAAGCATGGGACGAAACCATGCAGGTCAATTTAAATTCTCCGGCAATGCTTTGTAAGAAAGCCGTCGAACACTTTATCAAAAGAAGGGCTGCAGGCAGAATCATCAACATTTCATCAAGAGCCGCTTTCCGTGGCGAAACCGGAGACTACATCGCTTATGGAGCATCGAAGGCTGGTATGGTTTCATTGACAAGGTCCATTGCCAAGTCATTTGGTAAGCAAGGGATCAAAGCGTTCAACATTGCGCCAGGGTTTGTACGAACCGATATGGCCAAGGAATTCATGCAGCAATACGGCGAGGAGCATGCCAAGGGTGACATTGCATTGGAGCGACTGACCGAACCCAAAGACCTGGCACCACTGATCACTTTTATCGCAAGTGGCATGGCGGATCATGCGACCGGTTCTACATTCGATGTAAACGCAGGAAGCTATTTGCATTAG
- a CDS encoding helix-turn-helix transcriptional regulator, with protein sequence MSILAENLKFLRLRNNLTQTKFAAQYGLNRGNVDSYEKGTEPKLKVLIEIARSHKVNLMNMLTLKMTPENFHLFAEDMPLMSDVAEDPAATYGDSEIYVLLRDIEDSEAREQRRDISKKIMHLVNRIMSENSTLRRDMMEYLKKDRQ encoded by the coding sequence TTGAGCATTTTAGCGGAAAACCTTAAGTTCTTACGTCTTCGCAACAATTTGACGCAAACCAAATTTGCAGCACAGTATGGTCTGAATCGTGGTAATGTGGATTCTTATGAGAAAGGCACAGAGCCCAAGTTGAAAGTGCTCATCGAGATTGCCAGAAGCCATAAGGTCAATCTGATGAACATGCTGACACTCAAAATGACGCCTGAGAACTTCCATTTGTTTGCAGAAGATATGCCATTGATGTCGGATGTGGCGGAAGACCCTGCCGCAACTTATGGAGATTCTGAAATCTATGTGTTGCTCCGCGATATCGAAGACAGTGAAGCGAGAGAACAACGAAGAGACATTTCGAAAAAGATCATGCACCTTGTCAATCGCATCATGTCAGAGAATTCTACGCTCCGTAGAGATATGATGGAGTATTTGAAGAAGGACCGACAGTAA